In Phyllopteryx taeniolatus isolate TA_2022b chromosome 22, UOR_Ptae_1.2, whole genome shotgun sequence, the DNA window CGTGTTGATAGGAATATCATATCCAATCAAGTTGATGGAAAACTTGCAACCCGAACAGGCAGCTGACAAAAGCTCGGCCAACCTAATTATCCCTTTTTCCTCCAGAGTGATTAATGCCGGAAAGAGTGCTCTGAACGAGGACCAGGCGTGCTGCGAGGTGGTGGTGGTCAGGAGGCGGCCCATGAGCTATTGCCCGCCCTCGACGCCCAGCAAGACCCCCACGGCCAAGAGACGCAACTCCCTGCCCAACGGCGAGGGCCCGGGGCTGCGCTTGGAGCACAGCAAGCTCGGGGAGGTACGTACGTAAATGCACAAATATGTGTATGCgcatacgagaagttatgtctttcatcccacaagagttcttTGTGAAATCGGTTAATGCGggtcccaggcggcttgagaaactggtggctaatgctggcgcccatatcgaattttaaataaaactccatgcaatacactttcttctcatgttcatttcttgtacgAATTATAGTTCGGAAATAATTTACAATTACTTAAAAagagggagttacttttcaatcacccggtactTTAAATGGAGTTTCTGTAAGGTTTAAGACTTATCAAAAGAAGGCAAAGGGAGAAAGGCATTGGACTGAAAAGTGAGCCCTGGGGGGACACCATCGTAACCAAGACCCAGGCTCCAGCTTCATAAGAGCTTAGAGGCTTTTAGCAGTTTAATAGGAGCGAAATTAGAGAAAGGCAGCACTCGTAATAAGGTCATTTAggatttttctacattttcctCAGTGAATAATGCATTCAGTTTCAAGACAAAATTCACAGATATGCTGGAGGTGTGTACCAATAGAatcatatcatttttttaaggccaaagttttaattttatcattaaattgtgcaggtgtacctgtTGTTGGACACTCTATTTTGCATTTACAGGACAACGAGGGACTAGTATTCCACTACTGGGCCTTGTTCGACGGCCACGCCGGTTCCGGCGCCGCCGTCGTGGCCTCCCGCCTGCTCCAGCACCACATCGCCTGTCAGCTGCAGGCCGTTATCGAGATCCTGCACAACCTGGCCTCCCTGCCGCCCACCGTCCTGGGCGAGGAGTCTGACGGCCACCCCTACCTGCAGGGCAACACGCCAGGCCCCCAGCGCTCCCTGACACGGGCGGCGTCGCTGCGGAGTGCGGCCGGGGCGCCGGGCTCTCCCAGCAGCACGCCAACTCCGCCGCGGTTCTTTACTGAGAAGAAGGTCCAGCACGAGAGCTTGGTGATTGGAGCCATGGAGAATGCCTTCAAAGAAATGGTAGGCTCTGCTACAAGGCTTCATTTTCAAACCTTACTGTTTTACCACCTagtccaggggtgtccaaagtctGGCCCAGGGGCCATctggacatttttttattggcctGTAAACAATGAAGACGTCCCGCTCTtccatttttaagtgaaatatCTGGCCCATAGTGGAAAAAGCCTGGACATACTGAGACTTTACTCCGCTTTAATCCCAATCCCGGTGAAAATATCCACCGTTTTTGTTTGTCCAGGATGCACAGATTGAGAGGGAGAAGCAGGGCTACAACATCACAGGAGGCTGCACAGCCCTCACTGTGGTCTACATGCTGGGGAAGCTGTACGTCGGCAATGCAGGCGACAGCAGGTCTGTGTgtcttttaaaagaaaatcacattgatcggatttttctttgaaacGTAACGCGCATTTTCACAGAGCTTGTGTATTTTGTGTCTGATTGACAGAGCCATCATTATCAGGAACAATGAGATTGTTCCCATGTCAACAGAATTCACACCGGAGTCGGAACGACGGAGGCTACAATTCctggtactaaaaaaaaatatatatatatatctatatatatatggatatacacgtacacgcacacacattgtaGTGGGATAGTGGAACTGGAATTGCAAAAACATGTAGTTTACAAaactgttacaaaaaaaaaagttcatatcTGCAATCAACTCTagtctatttttttgtttaacaaaatAGCTTTCATTTTatcactaataaaaaaaaaatagcctagAAATAATGAATTTTCATTTGGCTGAATTTGCCACCTTCTTACATGCttattattaaaacattaactgtaatattttgttgatcAAACtagaaatacatattttatgtattatttttatcttgAATTGCTAATCTACCctttaaatacattattttcttaTGTCTTTCTAGCTGAAATAGCAGTGTAAAATATTAGCTATAATTGATGATATTATCATATCAATTTGATTGCAAACAAAagacattaaatataattacCTAATTGCTTTAAGTAGAAATAAtatttcataattatttttttttaacctaactTGCCAAGTAAAATATCATATAACTTGAATTATAATTGAAAGACATTAGATGTCATGATTACTGTATTTAGCTGCTTGGACTAAAATATGAAAGTGCCATGTAAAATATTATTAGCCCACTTTGattccaatttttaaaaaaaagacaaaatatttggtTGCCTGAACTAGATATAATAGTTATTTgtatgcattgtttttttttcagtttgttcTCAATCATGAaagtctgtctttttttttttttattattgtattgccTTTTAATTTGTTGGGAtagtacatttttacaatttaaatgaaaaagcaAGACCGACTCACCCATTGGCCGGCTTGTGCGTCCCGCAGGGTTTCATGCAGCCTCACCTGTTGGGCAATGAGTTCACGCACCTGGAGTTCCCGCGGAGGGTCCAACGGAAGGAAGTCGGGAAGAGGATACTCTACAGGGACTTCACCATGAACGGATGGTAGGTGACACACGGGGCGCTCTGGGCACACTTATGTAAACGTTACTGAAGGGTGGGAAAAAGTAAGCAAACCCTGCGGCGAGTGACTTCATGAGTCCAATCAATGTGACAAGATTGGAGGTGTTGGGGAAAAGCTGccctataaaaaaataaaaataaaaaaacacaatgcaaaaagtTTTAAACATGTTATACAACTTTCTCCTTGTAATTTACTTTTTCATGCAATCAAACTTTTCACTAGTAATATTACAACGTCTTCCACATgacttttttcctcctccttttttatGTATGACATTTTCGtagtattatgactttttacAGCTTGTATTATTGTAATTCAACAGTTTTGAGTTTGCgcctgtgtttgtcaattgggACTAAGACaaagatcagatcacattttatgaccaatttaaactcattcactgccagagCTCCcacttaacatggatatttgacttctaaagccgacaatggcagtgaatgttatTATTAAGTGGAAATCCAggcaataaatgtttaaaagttcacatactttttcctgcAACTGTTTGTATGTCATACATCTTTACTCGTCTCTCTTCAAAACAGGGCGTACAAGACGGTTGAGGACGAAGACCTCAAGTTTCCGCTAATATACGGCGAAGGGAAAAAAGTAAGGTTAACTCGGGACTTCAGACTTGAACCCAAAGTTCTGACTTAAGGAATGAGTGACATTTTCCAGGCTCGGGTTTTGGCGACCATCGGCGTGACGCGTGGCCTCGGCGACCACGACCTCAAAGTTCACGACTCCAATATCTACATCAAGCCCTTCCTGTCCTGCCTTCCCGAGGTGAGCGCTGTTGGGAAAAATTACTCAAGAGGTTGCAAAATTGGGGAATGGATGTGCACCTTTTTATCCAGATCTATACCAAAATAAAGCACCACTTTATTGTTTGGCCTACACAGGTGAAGGTGTACAACCTCACGCAGTACGAGCACGGCGCAGACGACATCCTGGTGATGGGCACCGATGGCCTGTGGGACGTCCTGTCCAATCAGGAAGTCGCCGAGGCGGTCTCCACCTTTCTTGCTAACTGTGACCCTGACGACCTTCACaggttggacttttttttttctttttttccttgaaactCTTTTACATATGCAGTATTTGTAAGGctaaaaactgaaaatatattgtttcatattttacatttacctCTTTTTAACCATGAAATACCAGGCCTACTGAATAGAACGTAAATATTTTGCATGGAAatgtgaattctttttttttttttacctcatttatGATCTGACCCCTCTGTTAAAAAATGTAGACGTACATTTaagattttcatttatttattgaatacttGGTTAACTAATTGCAATTACATTATGAATAAAATAGGAATTATCTGATCAATAAAATgcaactattttacatattttttttactgacaaacttttttacttatttttttaacttatattATTTAATAGTTGTAAGactaacatttttattattgttgaataattcactaaatataaatactaaataaaaatttataaaTACTCCAAAGAAATTACAAACATGGCGGCACTTGTCcgttttagaaataaaaaatttctGTTGCCAAGTAGAAGAAAATGTACAGGATGCATTGTGGTCTAttacaatgacatcattgctgaCTTCCTGAACACGACTCCTCTCGTGGTTAGGTATACAATGGCAGCGCAAGATTTGGTGATGCGAGCGCGTGGCGTGTTAAGGGATCGAGGCTGGAGGATCACCAACGAGCGCCTGGGCTCCGGGGACGACATCTCCGTCTTCATCATACCGCTGATGTACGGCAACCGTCAGCCCTGAGCCGCAAACGATGAACAATTCCTTTAATAAGGTCCCCCCTGAAtcctttttgcacatttaacTATGTTTATGTTGGAGTGGTCAGCCAAAACATTGTGGTGCAAGCAGGAGTTCACTGTCCTGCTAGTTAGGGCCACAAAACTGGGCTACACTGACTCACTATTGCCTCTTGAGGAAGTAAGCAGCATTGTGACCCAAGAGACTGCAGCAATATGGACTAATTTCAGGGACACTTTTATTCAGCTAAAACAAGTCAGGTGTCCATAATGAGTCCATATAATCTATCTTTTTAGGTGCTCACAAACTAACCATAAAATAGAacattgtggcttttttttttttttttgccacaatgTAGCTTTCAAGGATCTACTTTATGAATGACTGTATCTCGGTCTCAGCAGGAGCCATTTAGGCCTCTCGATCTCAAGTGAAGGccacgctttaaaaaaaaataaaataaaatgccagCATCCCTGCAAGTGATTGAAAATGTTcattcaaataaatcaatagCGGTTTAAAGCATAAACAATTCCCTGAAAATGATCACTTTATCAGATAAGTTGTTTGAATGCACTCCATTAAATGGCTTGATTGCACTTTAATTCGACCCACATCACTTAAAAAGAACATAGAGGAAGAAATAATGGCTCTCTGTTGTTTTGTGCATGCATCGACTTATTGGGAGCAAAGGTTTCCACAACATAGACTGAATTTGTATTCCTGTAACTTGTCGTTTCGCTAAATCGAGTGTCACTGTTTAGGTTTAGTTGTGATTGCAGCGTTTTATAATGTTTTGGGgtttcagtgactgttttggCAGCATGACACTGGAAAAAGAGCAAGTGAATCTAAAAGATGTGCAGAGGGAAGAATGAGGAATGCATTGTGTCATGGTTTgcctcattttttcccctccatttTTACAACCTATTGGCTACCTGCATTTTTCCTCCTGTACATTCCATGAGAAATGCATTTAAATAGAGTTCATATGCTTTTTGTGTGCTGTTGTtggtcgtaaaaaaaaaatacaatttaaagcCTGATATTGTATCTTCTGATGTGAAACATATCGCATCAGGGCTCGTGTTGAATGTTCATCCTCGCTTGACTCGTCATTCAGCCTTCATTTCTATCCATTAGATGAATGTAATTGCTTTTTttgccccctccccccatccCATTGTGCCACCCAACTTCTGCACATCAACTCAGGTTCAATGTTGGCTCAAACTGGTTGATAGAGAGCATCCTCAAGGTTGGTGTATTATTATCAATGTGTCACAGCAGACTAAGGGATGGCTGTGTCCATTCCGTCTGCTTCCCTCTCTGAAGTTGTCGTacttgtaatatgttttttaatttt includes these proteins:
- the LOC133471810 gene encoding protein phosphatase 1H-like; this translates as MLTRVKSAVAGFMGGIMAGGGPGGGGGPGSDLPLKFPYMRPEFLGLSPDEIECSADHIARPILILKETRRLPWATGYAEVINAGKSALNEDQACCEVVVVRRRPMSYCPPSTPSKTPTAKRRNSLPNGEGPGLRLEHSKLGEDNEGLVFHYWALFDGHAGSGAAVVASRLLQHHIACQLQAVIEILHNLASLPPTVLGEESDGHPYLQGNTPGPQRSLTRAASLRSAAGAPGSPSSTPTPPRFFTEKKVQHESLVIGAMENAFKEMDAQIEREKQGYNITGGCTALTVVYMLGKLYVGNAGDSRAIIIRNNEIVPMSTEFTPESERRRLQFLGFMQPHLLGNEFTHLEFPRRVQRKEVGKRILYRDFTMNGWAYKTVEDEDLKFPLIYGEGKKARVLATIGVTRGLGDHDLKVHDSNIYIKPFLSCLPEVKVYNLTQYEHGADDILVMGTDGLWDVLSNQEVAEAVSTFLANCDPDDLHRYTMAAQDLVMRARGVLRDRGWRITNERLGSGDDISVFIIPLMYGNRQP